CACACGCCAGCCGGCGCCGATGGGGACCATCTCATGGTTTGCTTTCCGGTACCTATTATGCGGCTTGCGGAACGGATTTCGAGCGGTCCCACAGGTTGGGCAGGGCGCTGTTGGCGTAACCGGAGATGAAGGGCTTGCGCTCGCCGGTCAGCGGATCGAAGACCGACCGCCGGATGCCGCCGATGTTGCCGCCATAGACGTGGATGCTGATCGACGGGCGGTCGGTCAGCGCGTTGGAAATGGCGTGGACGTCGCCGATGCGCGGCGACACCGCCTCCACCGATCCGACCGGCAGAAGGTCGGCGGCGGTGGCGAGCGGCGGGCCGTCCCGCAACTCGTAGCGTTGGGAATGCTCCGCCCCGCGCAGCACGCCGACAAGGCCCCAGACGGTGTGGTCGTGGATCGGCGTGCGCTGCCCCGGTCCCCAGACGAAGCTGACGACCGAGAAGCGCTCGTGGGGATCGCAATGCAGCAGATATTGCCGGTAATGGACCGGATCGGGCTGCGCGTATGCGTCGGGCAGCCAGTCGTCCACGGCGACCAGCCCGGCCAGCAGACGGCGCCCCGCGTCGAGAATGGCGGCCTCGTCATCGTCCAGCCGCTCCACCAGACGGGTGAAGGCGACGATGAAGCCGCGCAGTCGGGACAGGTTGGGAAGGGTGGGATCGGTCATGGTGGGCGTCCGTCGGGAAATTGGGGGCGGCCGAGGCCGGGCGTGACGGCGGATCAGGCCAACGCGGCCACGAGCACCGGAAGGACGGCCAGGACAACGCCGGCCCCCATGGCCAGCCGATGGCTGAGCGAGGGCAGTTCCGCGTGCGTCCGGTGGGGCGTGACCGTCTGGTCCGGCGTATCGTCCGAAGGATCCGGCGGCAGTGGCAAGGGCAAGGCGCAGGACGGGCTGAGCGACGCGATCAGCATCCATTGGAAGTCATCCGAGGCCTTCATGCCGAGTCTCCTTGCGTAAAGGGGCGAGGAAGGGGGGAGCGTCGCCGGATGGTCGCCGCACCAACAACGAAAAATCATTGTGTTATTATTTTTCTTATTTCATATAGGAAAATAGGATTTAAGCTTGGCGTCAAGCGTGCGTTTTGCCCCGAGCGCGGTTTTCCGCTGGTTCGGCGACGTGAACGGGGCGACGCGATCGCGGGAGGGCGGAGCAGGAAGACGGAAATGAGCGACACGCGACGCGTTTTGATCGCAGGAGCGGGAGCGGTCGGTGGGTACATCGGCGCCCATCTGGCGCGTGCCGGGCACGCGGTGACGCTGATCGATCCCTGGTGGGAGAATGTGGCGGCGATCCGCGCCCGGGGCCTATCGATCACCGCCATCACGGCGGAGGAAGCCTTCACCCAGCCGGTCCGCGCTTTGGGTGTGGGCGACGCGCAGAGCTTGGTGCGGGAGGCGCCCTTCGATTACGCATTCGTCGCGATGAAATCCTACGACACGCGCTGGGCGGCGGAATTGGTGTTGCCCTATCTGGGGCCGGATGGCGTCATCGCTTCGGCCCAGAACGGGATCAACGACCCGACGATCGCCGCGGTCGCCGGTCCGGAGCGGACGGTGGGCATCGTCTCGGGCGCGGCGCCATCGAGGGGGTGGCGGGGCCGGAATCGGCCAACAACGCGGCGGCGCAGACCTCCTTCATTCCGCTGCTCACCCTCGGGCTGCCGTCGAACGCGGTCATGGCGCTGATGATCGGCGCGCTGATGCTGCACGGCATCACCCCCGGTCCCCGCATCATGCAGGCCGAGCCGGGCCTGTTCTGGGGCGTGGTCGCCAGCATGTGGATCGGCAACGCCATGCTGATCGTGCTGAACCTGCCACTTGTCGGCCTGTGGGTGCGGCTGCTGCGCGTGCCGTACCGCCTCCTCTACCCGACCATCGTGCTGGTCAGCTGCATCGGCGTCTACGGCGTGTCGAACAGTGCCTTCGACCT
This genomic window from Azospirillum brasilense contains:
- a CDS encoding cysteine dioxygenase, producing MTDPTLPNLSRLRGFIVAFTRLVERLDDDEAAILDAGRRLLAGLVAVDDWLPDAYAQPDPVHYRQYLLHCDPHERFSVVSFVWGPGQRTPIHDHTVWGLVGVLRGAEHSQRYELRDGPPLATAADLLPVGSVEAVSPRIGDVHAISNALTDRPSISIHVYGGNIGGIRRSVFDPLTGERKPFISGYANSALPNLWDRSKSVPQAA
- a CDS encoding ketopantoate reductase family protein, producing the protein MSDTRRVLIAGAGAVGGYIGAHLARAGHAVTLIDPWWENVAAIRARGLSITAITAEEAFTQPVRALGVGDAQSLVREAPFDYAFVAMKSYDTRWAAELVLPYLGPDGVIASAQNGINDPTIAAVAGPERTVGIVSGAAPSRGWRGRNRPTTRRRRPPSFRCSPSGCRRTRSWR